In Microbulbifer sp. THAF38, the sequence CGTGTTGTACAGAATATGGCTCTACTACATGGTGGATTGCTGGCAGGTTTGGCCATCCTGGCGTTGTGCAGTCCCGCTTTACTGGGAATTGTCTGGTGCCTTGAAGGATTGTTGCTGATTTTTCTCGGTGCCCGTTTTGGCTTTATCAGTGTAAGAAGCGAGGGTTATATCGCCCTTACTGCCGCAGGCCTTACCATGCTGTGGCAAGCTCTGGCCTGGGTAGCTGGAAGTGTTGTTCCCGCACCGATGTTGCTTTCATTAAGCGCAGACGCTGGCTGGGGTAACTGGCTGGTACTCTGTGCTGCTGCCTTCGCATTAACCCGGCTATTACGGCACTGTGCAGACCGGATCACTCCTGCAGAACACCGTTTAGCCACTCTTGCAGATAATGCTTTTGCGGTGTTTTTATCCACAAGCTTCCTGCTATCAGTCGGAATCCTCTGGCCCCAAGGCATGTGGCTACTTGCCCTGTTACCAATGGGCTTTTTGATCTGGCGTGGCCAGCGCACTGGCTCAGCATTTTGTGAATGGTTGGGACTCAGCCATTACTTACTGCTGTTTGTCCCATTGCTGGCGAGTGCATCGATTGTGGGTAACTTACATTTCTACGATCAAATACCTTATGGAAAGATCGCCAGCGTGGAAGCCTTCCTCAGCTTGTGGATGATTGCAGCTCTGTATAAGTATCTGGATATGCAATCCACAGGCTTCTCCCTGGCACTCAATTTGCGCAAGCTGTTTTACGCTCTGTTGCCAATATTTTTCCTACCGACGGTGATTTATAAAGCCAGCGATTACTTCCCCATTGCCGTTTGGTTATCTTGCGCTATAGCCCTAGGGCTTTATACATGCCTAAAACTGGAAGTATTAAAACAGGAACTGCGGATCTTAATTGTAGGCGCAAGCTTTGTAGCAGTGAGCGGCTGTGCCCTGCGGGAATTTGCCGACTGGCAAGGCCTTGCTATGAGTGGGCTGCTGTTGGGGTTAGTATCACTGACTGCGTTGTTGTGGATCGGTCAAGGGTTGCGGCGAAAGCCCGTTGGCAAGGATTGGCAGTTGGCCCTGCACCGTGCACTCAAGCCACTCCTTCCTTTGGCTTTTTACTATCTCGCGGCAACACTGTTTATTATTAGCTATGCGCTAAGCCGGGACTTTGCACTGGCCCTCTTACTTTGCCAGCTGTACTTCGCCAGTCTGTATGTTTTTAAACCCAAATTAGCCCCACTGCGCAATCAGTTGACTCCACTTTATATGTTGAGTCTGCGCCTGTTTGAGTTTATTACCTTGTTACAGGTTGCAGCAGTAATCACCAATTCCAATAAGGCGCCAATGATCGGGATTTATAATTTAGTGGCCTTGGGAATTGCTTCGCTGCTGGTTTATCAGCGTTTCTTCGCCAATAGAGCCGTTTGGCCCGATCGTAGGCTGTTTAACCTGTGGGCATTGCACCTCACAGCAATTCCACTTTATATCGCTCTGCTGGCACAAATACTGGAAACCATGTGGCTGCCAGCAATATCTTTTGCCCTAGTGGTGCATGCAACACTACTACTATTCCAGACCCTGAAACCAGGTACTCAAAAGTTACTGAAGCTCTCACTCATGTTGTTCGGCATTGCCGCACTTAAAATTGTGCTTTGGGATATGCAGGATTTTTCTCTGATACAGAAAATTGTGGTCTGTATGCTGGTAGGGCTCTGTATGTTGGGGGCAGCATTCCAGTACCAGAGATTCTTATCGACTAAAGAAGAAAGCACTTATTGACATAACTTTTTACAAAATTATAAATGGGCCTCCTAGGCCCATTTAACTTTTTTCATTTCAATAATTAAATAAATAAAAAAACAACTAGCAAATTTATGCATCCATTTAAAAAATCTAGAGAAAACAGAACCAATTTATCCAATCAGTTAACCTGTTCAACATTTACCCCATAAATTGATAATATCTATCATTAATTACGCCACAAAACTATAAACTGTAAATTTTTCCTATGAAATTGATAAATTACAGCAAAAAATGTTGCCTCACAGATTGAAACGTATAGAAAATCCGTACTAGCAAGACAACAACACTATCACTCTAGCATTCAAATAATGAGTCTTTGCTTATATTGAACTGTCTGCTTAAAACCCTATTTTTCCATCAAATCTCTGGAAGCCGGGGTAAGAAAAAATCAAGCTAATAATATTTATTGCTTCGAACTTTTAGTGACCAACCAGGCAATATCAGATTGCCAAAAGGAGAATTTATCGTTCGCGCCAGCGCCGCGCGGTCGTCCCCAATGACGACTCCGATACTCTGTATTTAAACGGCAGTGCATTACACTCATTTTTTCAGCGAGCATATCAACCATACGGCGCAGAACTACTTTGGGATTGTACTCGGGGCTGAGTCACTGGCCAGATGGAGGGTAGATAATTCCTGGGGGCTGGCTGGGGAAGTTGGTACTGGTGTTGCCTTTGGCAGGGACAGCCGCTGGCTGTTCAATACGACTATTTGGTACCTTGATATTGATGCTGAAGCAGAGATTCACTTACGATCCGGCCTTAATGTTAGATCCCGCATCCATCTGGATATAGACGTGGATTGCATATTGATCCCTTTGTTTCTCCTTGGGGGCTGGATACCACTTCTGAGATCCTAGCCACCCAGTTTTACCCCTTTCATTCTGCTAAACAGAATGAACAAGCCTAAATAGACTAATTTTCATTCTGTTAAATTTAAATAAACTGCCCCCTAACGACAGCGATAACCCACTTAGAGCACGGCTCTATCGGCCTTTTCACAGTTTAAGGAGCATTAAAATGACCACTTCTGCTTTATCCACAGCCCAGCCCAGCGCTAACCACAAGCTATTTGCGGGCATCGCAGATCTAAGTGGGCGTATCGGCCTGGCGGCGATATTCTTACTTGCTGGCGTGAACAAGATTCAGAACTATGAGGGCAGCGCCCAGTACTTAGCCATGGGCGGCCTACCAGAGTTTCTGCTGCCACTGGTGATTTTGTTTGAGATTGGTGGCGCCCTTGCGTTGATTGTGGGTTTCCAGGTGCGCCTTACCGCACTAGCCTTTGCCGGCTTCAGCTTGCTGACCGCGGTAATGTTTCACAATAATCTGTCCGATCAGATGCAGTTTTTGATGTTCTTTAAGAATCTGGCTATGACCGGCGGCTTCCTGGTAGTGGCCGCTCATGGTACCGGACGCTTTAGCCTAGACAGACGCAGAAGTACCGTTTAGTAATGTGCCGAACATACGATTACCTTCTATTCGCTTCTACTACCTTACCCTGGCTGCCTAGAGCCGGTTACCAGCGATACTGATTCAGGAGAAAAACATGGGACTTTTAGTAAACGGCCAATGGCAAGACCAGTGGTACGACACCAAAGATTCTGGTGGTGCCTTCAAGAGAGAGGCGGCCCAACTGCGCAATTGGATTACCAGTGATGGCAGCGCCGGACCCAGTGGTAGAGGGGGCTTTAAGGCGGAATCCGGGCGCTACCATTTATATGTTTCCCTGGCCTGCCCCTGGGCCCATCGCACGCTGATTTTCCGCAAGTTGAAAAAGCTGGAGGAGCATATCAGTATTTCTGTGGTAAGCCCGGATATGCTCGAACAGGGCTGGAGTTTTAATACCGATGAAGGCAGCAGCGGCGATGCGCTGTTTGGCTATCAATTCTTACACCAGCTATATACCCGCAACAAGGCCGACTACAGCGGGCGCGTGACTGTACCGGTGCTCTGGGATAAACATCAGAACTGTATTGTCAGCAATGAGTCCTCTGAAATCATTCGTATGTTTAACAGCGCATTTAATGAAATTAGTGGGGATACTCAGGACTTTTTCCCAGAGGACAAACAAGAGGAAATTGAGAACATTAATCAACTGGTATACGAGAATATCAACAACGGCGTATACCGCAGTGGTTTTGCCACCACCCAGGAAGCCTATGAACAAGCCTATACTAATTTGTTTAATGCCCTGGATCAGGTAGAAAACCTTTTAGCCAAGCAGCGCTACCTCGTTGGTGAAGAAATTACCGAAGCAGATTGGCGACTATTCACCACCCTAATTCGCTTTGATTCGGTCTATCACGGCCACTTTAAGTGCAATCGCCAGCGTCTGGAAGACTTCCCCAATCTGCGCAACTATGTGCGAGAGTTATACCAGTGGCCTGGTGTTGCCGATACTGTCGACTTTCACCATATCAAACGGCATTACTATTTTAGCCATACCATGATCAACCCAACCCAGGTGGTCCCGGTAGGACCAGATATCGACTATAGCCACCCTTTTAACCGCACCACTGGCTAACCTGCTCTTTTGCAATGGTCACAAACGCCGACTCTCTTTTTGTTGATTGATGACAGCTTGGTAATTCACTGGCATTGATCAACAGCTGCTTGCACATTGCCTGCACAATTGCCCAGTAAACTGGTTTTGAGAATAAGCAGTCACAAATAAAGAGAACAACATGCCAAAAGACTCCGGAGCCTCTCAATTCGGTGGCCAGCAGACATGGAAATTTAGTCAAGGTGATTACGGCAAAATCACAAAGAAGCATCCTCACACCAAGGGCGGAATCTGTGAGGCATTAGCGGTAAGTTGGATTAGCAAAGCACTACAGTCCGGCCTTCAAGATGCTCTTTCCACCGGGGGTAGTATCGATAGCACAAAGATGGCCGTTGTGGCACAGCGCTTTGCTTCCATGTATCGATTCAAGTTTATGAATGGTACCGAGGGTCGCCCCAGTAATGCTCATGAAATGATGCGGGAAACAACGCAATATTTAGTGTCTCAGGGTTTTGAACATTTACGTCAAGTGGGTAATGGGATCGCGACAAAGAAAGTCAGTCCCTCTTTGGATGAGCAATTTACCACGGCATTTGGCGGCTTTGAGTCCAAAGAATACTTTACCCAACAATCTCAGACACTTTTTTGTATGCTGAGAACGGCAGGAACCGGGTGGGGCCACGCCATGGCATTCCGTGTTACTGCAACCACCGATAAAATCACTTACTTTTTCGACCCCAATAAAGGCGAGTTCAAGTTTTTGCGTTATACCCAATTTCGGAAGTGGTATGAGCAATATCATCGCCAATCCAGTATTTATCGCACATCGCGCGCAATTGGATTTGACGTGTTTAAGCATAAGGACCGGTAAATAAAGAACCAACCACCAGTATTTACTAGCCTTCAACTGAGCTAGTTCACAGTTTGATACGGCACAGGGACGTGCCATCGTCTTGCAGTTTCCTACACCTTCTCTCCTATAAAAGATTTCTCTCTATCACTGGCTTCCTTCCCTGAAACAAAGATTCCTTTAAGGTATTCGAGCGTTATCGTCTGATATTTTCACTATTATTCGGTTTGGTCGAATAATAAGATATCCTTCAAGAGAGCATCTATCAGCGAGAGAAAGACCCATGCAAAAAACCACCCTGGAACAATGGAGAATGTTTAAGGCCGTTGTAGATGCCGGCGGCTTTAACCAGGCAGCCTCCGTAGTTCATAAGAGCCAATCCAGTATTCACCATGCGGTCACAAACCTGGAAAGTGCACTGGGTATCAAGCTGTTTGAAGTAGCCGGACGTAAGGTAGTACTCACTGAGGCAGGCCGCCTGATGCTGCGCCGTGGCAAGTTCCTGCTGGAAGAGGTCTCCCGTATTGAGGCCATTGCAGACTCCCTCAGTGATGGAGTGGAGTCGGAGTTACGCATCGCCGTAGATGGAGCCTTTCCGCAGAAAGTGGTCTTCCAGGCTTTAGAAAAAGTGTCGGGAATCTATCCTCAGGTCAATATTGATATTATCGACACAGTTTTATCCGGCACTAACGAATTAATCCAGGAGGGCCTTGTCGATCTGGGCCTTTCTGCCTTTACCATGGACGATAGCCTTAATGATGAAATCTGCCGCATTGAATTTGTTGCCGTCGCTCACAAGGCGCACCCATTACTCAGGTTTGAGCGTGAGCTGACATTTGAAGATCTTAAGTCCTACCGGCAAATTATTGTGCGAGATTCGGCGGTGCAGACAAACCGGGATTCCGGCTGGCTAGGGGCGGAACAACGCTGGAAAGTGGGCAGTTTGCGTGCCTCTCTGGATTTAATCGCACAAGGTATGGGATATGCCTGGCTGCCTATGCCACTGGTGGCGGACTTACTGAATGACGGCACCCTGAAACTACTACCATTGAAAAAAGGCGGGGCGCGC encodes:
- a CDS encoding DUF2339 domain-containing protein gives rise to the protein MESELLSLRAELALLERDNRRRLETFERRLSALEAQLRRGKTENKEVLAGSTAELEDDLALLMGTPTKPRRVIAQAQPAILTPTKAPAEPKSPSQKDRKASATTPWSQEGLASLVAPALEPLNRVWEPLMGFYRHYQRQGKAPVFFMTAAGILALVFGFAYLLQFSFNNYLGPIGKVTLGFLVAAATTFGGVTFSRRMPHMADYGSGLIALGVILLYLCGYFAGPYYQLVPIPIGVGLLVVTTGLSYLLALLFETRVVSMVTLLGGATMPLVANHFDPSALVYLSYLLALALAMLHLSRQIRWPQLAMVTMALSAGIFEFSISNLDETASTWGPLLILHGFFYGFAHYALRGLRTELIETKGLERKRLIIIAANLLLFIHISWSLAPSSNALGIVWLLNLLPWMALAIYSRWLFGYSATSVSARVVQNMALLHGGLLAGLAILALCSPALLGIVWCLEGLLLIFLGARFGFISVRSEGYIALTAAGLTMLWQALAWVAGSVVPAPMLLSLSADAGWGNWLVLCAAAFALTRLLRHCADRITPAEHRLATLADNAFAVFLSTSFLLSVGILWPQGMWLLALLPMGFLIWRGQRTGSAFCEWLGLSHYLLLFVPLLASASIVGNLHFYDQIPYGKIASVEAFLSLWMIAALYKYLDMQSTGFSLALNLRKLFYALLPIFFLPTVIYKASDYFPIAVWLSCAIALGLYTCLKLEVLKQELRILIVGASFVAVSGCALREFADWQGLAMSGLLLGLVSLTALLWIGQGLRRKPVGKDWQLALHRALKPLLPLAFYYLAATLFIISYALSRDFALALLLCQLYFASLYVFKPKLAPLRNQLTPLYMLSLRLFEFITLLQVAAVITNSNKAPMIGIYNLVALGIASLLVYQRFFANRAVWPDRRLFNLWALHLTAIPLYIALLAQILETMWLPAISFALVVHATLLLFQTLKPGTQKLLKLSLMLFGIAALKIVLWDMQDFSLIQKIVVCMLVGLCMLGAAFQYQRFLSTKEESTY
- a CDS encoding LysR family transcriptional regulator, translating into MQKTTLEQWRMFKAVVDAGGFNQAASVVHKSQSSIHHAVTNLESALGIKLFEVAGRKVVLTEAGRLMLRRGKFLLEEVSRIEAIADSLSDGVESELRIAVDGAFPQKVVFQALEKVSGIYPQVNIDIIDTVLSGTNELIQEGLVDLGLSAFTMDDSLNDEICRIEFVAVAHKAHPLLRFERELTFEDLKSYRQIIVRDSAVQTNRDSGWLGAEQRWKVGSLRASLDLIAQGMGYAWLPMPLVADLLNDGTLKLLPLKKGGARSTSFYLNFKDQDKLGPVAREFIGELRLLTLEMPTSEQ
- a CDS encoding YopT-type cysteine protease domain-containing protein, translated to MPKDSGASQFGGQQTWKFSQGDYGKITKKHPHTKGGICEALAVSWISKALQSGLQDALSTGGSIDSTKMAVVAQRFASMYRFKFMNGTEGRPSNAHEMMRETTQYLVSQGFEHLRQVGNGIATKKVSPSLDEQFTTAFGGFESKEYFTQQSQTLFCMLRTAGTGWGHAMAFRVTATTDKITYFFDPNKGEFKFLRYTQFRKWYEQYHRQSSIYRTSRAIGFDVFKHKDR
- a CDS encoding OmpW family outer membrane protein, producing the protein MHYTHFFSEHINHTAQNYFGIVLGAESLARWRVDNSWGLAGEVGTGVAFGRDSRWLFNTTIWYLDIDAEAEIHLRSGLNVRSRIHLDIDVDCILIPLFLLGGWIPLLRS
- a CDS encoding DoxX family protein, which produces MTTSALSTAQPSANHKLFAGIADLSGRIGLAAIFLLAGVNKIQNYEGSAQYLAMGGLPEFLLPLVILFEIGGALALIVGFQVRLTALAFAGFSLLTAVMFHNNLSDQMQFLMFFKNLAMTGGFLVVAAHGTGRFSLDRRRSTV
- a CDS encoding glutathione S-transferase family protein, translated to MGLLVNGQWQDQWYDTKDSGGAFKREAAQLRNWITSDGSAGPSGRGGFKAESGRYHLYVSLACPWAHRTLIFRKLKKLEEHISISVVSPDMLEQGWSFNTDEGSSGDALFGYQFLHQLYTRNKADYSGRVTVPVLWDKHQNCIVSNESSEIIRMFNSAFNEISGDTQDFFPEDKQEEIENINQLVYENINNGVYRSGFATTQEAYEQAYTNLFNALDQVENLLAKQRYLVGEEITEADWRLFTTLIRFDSVYHGHFKCNRQRLEDFPNLRNYVRELYQWPGVADTVDFHHIKRHYYFSHTMINPTQVVPVGPDIDYSHPFNRTTG